The DNA window AAAGATTTAACTGTTTATTCACAATCTCCTTAGGAATTACTTTTTGTTCATTTTCTTTTATTAAATTGTTTGCAAATCCTAAACATGTTTCTTATAAAAAACATCAAAAATTATATCGATAAAAGTAATTTAAGCTGTCTGGATACAGCTTCTATAGATAATATACCTAATGTTTCGCCAAAAGAAATTTTTGATTATTATGAGCCTGATGCTATAATTATAGCCATAATTGCATCACCTCAAACGGTTCTTAATATCAAACAGAATTGAATCAAATTAATGATGAAAACAAATATTAGAATTGCAATTACAATACTAGTATGCTTATTCTTACTAAGTTATAGTTCTAAGTATGATCAAGATAAAACTATTGTAGAAATGACAACCAATTATGGCACAATGGTGATTGAGCTTCATAATGAAACGCCTTTACATCGTGACAATTTTATCAAACTAGTTAATGATAAGGCTTATGATAGTTTACTGTTTCATCGTGTGATAGAAACCTTTATGATTCAAGGAGGAGATCCAGACAGTAAAAATGCAAAACTTGGTGACTTTTTAGGTGAAGGTGATTTAGAGTATTCGGTTAATGCGGAATTTAAACCAGACTTATTTCATAAAAAAGGAGCTTTATCAACTGCAAGAGTTGAATCTCTTGGAAGAGTGTCGAGTGCGATGCAGTTTTTTATTGTTCAAGGTAAAGTCTATAATGATAGTCTATTAGAAGTTGCTGATTCGCGTATTAATAAAATGCTGGCAAGGCATTATTTTTTAAACCAGCCAGAAAATGAAGCGCTTTGGACTGCTTTTAAAAAGGCAGAAGATGATGAAAATCAGTTCATGATTTTAAATGATAGTATTAATAATATGGTAAAATACTTCACGGATTTTAAAACATATCGCATTCCGCAAACACAACGTGAAGTTTATAAAACGATAGGAGGAACACCTCATTTAGATCAGAATTATACCGTTTTCGGACAAGTAATTGAGGGTCTAGACATTATTGATTCCATGGCTAAGGTGAAAACCGACAAATGGGATCGACCTGTTAAAAATGTTATCATTAAATCTGTAAGAATTAGATAATGAATTTATCATATAAATTTATATTTTAGTTAATCATAAATCAAAAGAAAATACACATGAAATTATTAGGAATAGGATCAAGAATTAATCATTCAGAATATGGCAAAGGTGTCGTTACTAATGTCACATCAAAACATTATTGGGTGACGTTTATTGAAAACGGATTAGAAACTATCGAGCTTGATAGTGAATTTGAAGTTATTGAAGCTGCCGAAGATGAAGTAGATACGGTTAGCTTTTTTGATGTTGAAAGTAGTTTAGTTCAGATTCTGAAAAAATGGAGCGATGTCACAGAAGTCATTTCAATAGCTGATAAATGGAAAGGTGGAAAATTAATTCTAGAACCTGGAGATACAAGTTTGCAAAGCAAAGAGATTCCTATTGATGGTTTTTTCCATAAGATAACGATGGTTAGAGACCGACTTCGAGTGATGGAACAAAAAATTAACTCCAGTAAGAATCTTGATGAACAAGAAAAAATAGATCTTCAGCAATACATTACGAGGAGCTACGGAAGTTTAACCACTTTTAATGTGCTTTTTAAACTGAAAACGCAGCAGTTTGTTGGGCAGAAGAGTTCGTAAACTTAGACGTTTTTAATAATTTTAAAATCACTGTTTTTAGTAAATAGTGATTTTTATTTGTACAATTTCAAAATGTAAAGTATATTTGTCATATAGTAAAAATAATTTTACTTAATATAAAGTATATTTGTCAATTATGGAAAAGAGTAGTTTTATTGAATGTGAGAGAAAAGGTTTAGAAAGACTAATTAATTTTAGATTGCCTCATTATTTTTATAAGATAGGAATGCTAATAGCAGGCTTGGCAATTGTAATGATGTTTGTTAGAGCATTTGCAATGGAAGGAGATCAAGAAGTTCTTAAAGAAGTATTTAAAAAAGTACTTTTAATAGGTATGCTATTTATGTCTATTGCTAGAGATAAAGTAGAAGATGAGATGGTCGTAAAATTAAGAATGCAATCTTATACCTATGCATTTGTAGCAGGTGTTATTTATGCTTTAGTTATGCCATTTGTTGAATATGGTGTTTCTAATGCAATGAAACCAGAAGGTGAAGAATTTCATGACATTGGCGATTTCCAATTATTGTTATTTATTCTTATGGTTCAGCTCTTATGTTTTCATACTTTAAAACGTATGCGATAATGAAAAACACAATAAAAGTAGAACGCGCTATTTTGAGTTTAACTCAAGATGATTTAGCCAAAAAAATAGGTGTATCACGTCAAACGATAAATTCTATTGAAGCTAATAGATATGTGCCTTCAACGGTTTTAGCTTTAAAACTTTCAATGGTGTTTAGTAAACCAGTTAATGATTTTTTTAAACTCTCTGACAATGATTAAATTAATACTTCTAATCGTTTCATTAATTCTCAATGTGGTCACAGCTATTTTAAAAGTGTAACAATTGTATCGTTTTTATATCTTTAGTATATAGGTTTTAAATTTTTAAAGTCAATTATGAAGATATTATCTAAAGGTGAATATTATGGCATCATGAAATCTGAGCATAATTATGATGGAGTTATGCTTTCAGAATACAATTATTTACAGGAAGAAACAGATTGGCATTACCACGAAAACCCTTATTTAATGTATGTACTACAAGGGAGTTTGTTTGATATTAATAAGAAAAAGCAAACAGCCTGTTCTTCAGGAAGTCTGTTTTTTTATAATTGGGATGAGCCACATTTTAATTCAAAACATTCTGATCATGCTAAAGGTTTTCATATTGAGTTTGAGCGACAATGGTTTAAAGAGAAGCAGTTAGATTTAAATTTATGGGAAGGAAGTCAGTTAATTGAAAATCCTAAACTTCACCATATATTAGCAAAACTCTATTTCGAGTTTAAATGTGATGACGATTATTCTCAGGTTTCTGTTGAATTGTTATTATTACAACTTTGCGAAGGCATAGATTCGATACATATTATAAAAACCTTAGACGAACCCTTATGGATTCAAAAACTAAAGGATATATTGCATCAAGTGAATCAAAACCTAAGTTTAGATGCACTTTCAAAACAACTAGGAGTTCATCCCACTCACATTTCTAGAGCAGTTCCAAAACATTTAAAAACAACCTTAGGCGATTACATTAGACAACATAAAGTGAAGACAGCTATAGGTTATATGATGAATTCAAAATTGTCCTTAACCGAAATAACCTATCTCAGCGGATTTTCAGACCAAAGTCATTTTATCAGATTATTTAAACTTTATATAGGAATGACTCCAAAGCAATATAGGAGGAAAATTAATGCATGTTAATTTCATTCTATTTTTTAAATAAATCGAGTTTTATATTTGGACTATTAACATAAAAATCAAAACATGAAATTTAAATGCCTTCTTTTACTTTGCTTATGTTTCTCAACACAACTTAGCGCTCAACTCGATTTTTCAAAGGCTAATAGTAAGTCATTGCTATTACTTAATGAGATGGACAGCATCGTTAAATCTGGTAAGTACGAACAAATTACGAGTATATTAGTCGCTCAAAATGGTCAAGTTTTATTTGAAAAATACTACAACGATAATACTGTTGACTCAAAGCATAACACACGTTCTGCAACTAAAACGATGGCAACATTACTTACAGGAATAGCTATAGACAAAGGATTTGTAGCCTCTGAAAAAGATAACATATTTACTTATTTGAAACATACTTTACCAGTTAAAAATCCTGATAAACGCAAAGAGATCATTACCATTGAAGATTTACTAACGATGACTTCTGTTTTAGAATGTGATGATAGTAATTGGCATTCTCGAGGACATGAAGAACGTATGTATTTTATTGAAGATTGGACTCAGTTTTTAGTCGATTTGCCTGTACGTTCATATCCTTTTGGACCAAAGCCTGAGGATGCACCTTACGGAAGAGTTTTTGCTTACGCTTCTGCTAAAGCTGCTGCAGTAGCTGAAATTCTTCAGAATGCTATAAATGGAGATTTAGTGGAGTTTACCAAAAAGCATTTATTTGAACCTCTTGATATTACAGATTACACCTTAAATTATACGCCTAAAGGTATTTTGAATACAGCAGGAGGAAGCGAATATAGAAGTAGAGATTTTTTAAAACTGATTCAAATGTGTGTCAACAAAGGAAAATGGAATGGTAAACAAATTATTTCTGAATCTTGGATAGAAAAAGCAACGATGCCAAAAGTTAAAGCATATGATGACACAGATTATGGGTATTTTATGTGGCTAAAAAGCTTCGGAAAAACAAAAATGTATAAATCGTTTTACATGGCTGGTAATGGAGGAAACAAAGTTTTAGCCTGCCCAGAGCTTAATCTTACGGTTGTAATTACTGCTACAAATTATAACAATCGTAATGCTCACAATTATACAGATGAGATCATGAATACTTATATTATTCCAACAACAGAGGCTAATTAAAATTCGCGGGTTTTAAGTAAGTCGATTAATGTTTTCATGCCTGAAGTCGCAGTGTCTGGAATCACTTTCAAAGCAGTTTTGCTATCCATTGCAGGATGAGGATCAATAAAATAAGTTGGTGTATTTTCTGGAACATAATGCATCAAACTAGCAGCAGGATAGACTTGCATAGAGGTGCCAATAATGACTAAAACATCAGCAGTTGCACAGATTTCCATTGCTTTTTCAATCATAGGAACTGCTTCACCAAACCAAACAATATGTGGACGTAATTGATAGCCTTTCACGCATAAATCACCTAATACAAGATTTTTGGTCCAAGATTGGATGTCGGTTTCATTTCTTGTGCTTCGCACTTTTAATAATTCACCATGCAAATGGACAACATCATTGCTTCCAGCACGTTCGTGAAGGTCGTCTACATTTTGAGTAATGATTGTAACTTTATAATCAGTTTCTAAATCAACTAAATCGAAATGCGCAGAATTTGGTTTGACTTCTAATAGCTGTTTACGACGTTGATTATAAAATTCTAAAACTAATTCTGGATTTTTTTGAAAGCCTTCAGGAGTAGCAACTTCCATTACATTATGACCTTCCCATAATCCGTTGGCATCTCTAAACGTTTTTAGTCCGCTTTCAGCACTCATTCCAGCACCAGTTAATACCACAATGTGTTTCTTCATGTGTTTATGTTAATTGTTTTTTATTGACACCTGCTATTTGCTATTAATCATTCTATCAAGTGATAAAATTTTGAATATGCTCGTTTCATAAACTAAAAATAACAATTTTATGTCATAGTAAGTTAGGTCTTTTGCGTTTGCTGTCTCAACTTATATAAATCTATCTTTAATTAAAAGATTGTAACGTATCTTTGTTCCTTGAAATGACATTCGTACCTTAGCGTATGATTGATTTAGATCTTCTAGAACATTTAGAAACGTATCTCACAGAACATCGTAAAGAACGTTTTGCAAACGTGTTATCTCAACGTACCAAGCATTTTACTGTGGCTACAGAAGATGTGTATCAATTGCATAATACAAGCGCTGTAATACGAAGTTGCGATGTCTTTGGTATTCAAGAAGTTAATATTGTAGAAGAGATTAATAGCAAAAGTATTGATCGCGAAATTGCAATGGGAGCACAGAAGTGGGTTGATTTAAATCGATATAATTCTGTAAAGGAAACGATTTTAGATTTAAAGCAGAAAGGTTACCAAATTGTAGCAACAACTCCTCATGAGAAAGATGCGATGCTTCATGATTTTGATATCACAAAAAAATCTTGTTTTTTCTTCGGAAGAGAAACAGAAGGTTTATCTCAAGACGTTATTGATGAAGCAGATTGTTTTTTGAAAATACCTATGGTTGGATTTACCGAAAGTTTGAATATTTCAGTTTCAGCTGCTATCATCTTACAACATGTAACTACAAAACTGAAACAATCTAATATCAACTGGCAACTTACAGAAGTAGAGCAGCAAGAAAAACGATTAGATTGGTGTAAGAAAACAATTAAAAGTAATGAAGAGATTATTGAACGGTTTTATCAAATATAATTGTTTATTTAATGTCACTAATCTAATATTCTGACACTTAAGACGATATAATTTGCTGATTAATTTTAGATGAATAGATTCGTTTTTAATTAGTTATTATATAAAAATGAGTGTTTTAATCAATCAATTAAAAACACTGCTTTATTCGTTTCTATTAATTTTTGTTGTTGGTCTAATATTGTTAGGGACTTTATTAGGGATTCATTTTCATAAAGATGTGCCATTAGAAATTTTAACAAATGATTTAGCAGTGATTGGAGAGCTTCCTATTTATGCAGGTTTTTTATCTCAAGTAGGAATTTTGTTGTGGTCTGCTGCTGCAGCAATATGCATGTATAGCGTTCAATTTATTGCTAATAAAGAACATCAAAAGTTTATAAAGGCTTCGGTTTATATTACGATGCTTTTAGGTTTAGATGATGCGTTCATGTTTCACGAAACGTTATTTCCTTCTTTAGGAATTCATCAAAAAGTTGTGTTTTTATGTTATGGAATAATGATGCTTGTTTATTTGTATCGATATTATAAACTAATTCTTACTACAGATTTTATCCTGTTTATATTTGCCTTGGGATGGTTTGGAATTTCTATGTTAATAGATAATTGTATACGTGATGTATCTCCATACATTACTAAGTTAGCAGAAGATGGTACTAAATTTATTGGAATAGTAACTTGGTTAGTGTTTTTTGCAAGAACCTGTAAGAAGTTTCAAGAATACAATGATTTAAAATCGACCTGATTTTTTACTTCTGCTTAATACTTTGTATTCTTCGTAGCATTCACTAATGGCATCTAGAACTTGAAGATCATTCGCAGTTTCAATAAAGTCTTTAGAATAATTACACTGATTTATAATTTCGTCTAAATCATATTTATCAACTTGTAACAAGACTAAAAGCATTTCTCTATCAAAACGTGATGCCAAGTTATTTCTAATCTCATCGTCTTGCTTCATTTTTTTGAGCTTACGTAATTCGTTTGGTTTTTTTCCAAACATATTATGTAAGAAATCTGCAGGATTAAAAATAGCACCTAAAACCTTGTTTACAGCATTAGGTCTCTTACTTCCTGCTTCATAACCTTTGTTTGATAGTCCAGAAATACTGTATCTATAATTAGATTTAATAGGTACTTGCTTAATATCGACAGCTAAATAACCTGTCAGTTTTAATTGATTGACAACAACTTCTTCAAGGGCTAAGGCCAATTCGGTTAAACCGATTTTTGTATTGCCAAATTTAAGCCAATCGTTTGTGACTCTTACTTTTATAGATTTATAACCTAAATATGAAAAGTGAAGTGTATCATTAACATTAGCTCTAATTTCAAATACACCTTCATCATCAGATGATGTACCAATAACTTGATTTAAGTTTACAATATTCACACGATCTATTGGAAGATCTGTTGATACATCAATGATAGTTCCTTTTACAGACGTTACATCTTGAGCAACACATATAACTG is part of the Psychroserpens ponticola genome and encodes:
- a CDS encoding pyridoxamine 5'-phosphate oxidase family protein; this translates as MFLIKNIKNYIDKSNLSCLDTASIDNIPNVSPKEIFDYYEPDAIIIAIIASPQTVLNIKQN
- a CDS encoding peptidylprolyl isomerase — encoded protein: MMKTNIRIAITILVCLFLLSYSSKYDQDKTIVEMTTNYGTMVIELHNETPLHRDNFIKLVNDKAYDSLLFHRVIETFMIQGGDPDSKNAKLGDFLGEGDLEYSVNAEFKPDLFHKKGALSTARVESLGRVSSAMQFFIVQGKVYNDSLLEVADSRINKMLARHYFLNQPENEALWTAFKKAEDDENQFMILNDSINNMVKYFTDFKTYRIPQTQREVYKTIGGTPHLDQNYTVFGQVIEGLDIIDSMAKVKTDKWDRPVKNVIIKSVRIR
- a CDS encoding helix-turn-helix transcriptional regulator; translated protein: MKNTIKVERAILSLTQDDLAKKIGVSRQTINSIEANRYVPSTVLALKLSMVFSKPVNDFFKLSDND
- a CDS encoding helix-turn-helix domain-containing protein, translated to MKILSKGEYYGIMKSEHNYDGVMLSEYNYLQEETDWHYHENPYLMYVLQGSLFDINKKKQTACSSGSLFFYNWDEPHFNSKHSDHAKGFHIEFERQWFKEKQLDLNLWEGSQLIENPKLHHILAKLYFEFKCDDDYSQVSVELLLLQLCEGIDSIHIIKTLDEPLWIQKLKDILHQVNQNLSLDALSKQLGVHPTHISRAVPKHLKTTLGDYIRQHKVKTAIGYMMNSKLSLTEITYLSGFSDQSHFIRLFKLYIGMTPKQYRRKINAC
- a CDS encoding serine hydrolase domain-containing protein; the encoded protein is MKFKCLLLLCLCFSTQLSAQLDFSKANSKSLLLLNEMDSIVKSGKYEQITSILVAQNGQVLFEKYYNDNTVDSKHNTRSATKTMATLLTGIAIDKGFVASEKDNIFTYLKHTLPVKNPDKRKEIITIEDLLTMTSVLECDDSNWHSRGHEERMYFIEDWTQFLVDLPVRSYPFGPKPEDAPYGRVFAYASAKAAAVAEILQNAINGDLVEFTKKHLFEPLDITDYTLNYTPKGILNTAGGSEYRSRDFLKLIQMCVNKGKWNGKQIISESWIEKATMPKVKAYDDTDYGYFMWLKSFGKTKMYKSFYMAGNGGNKVLACPELNLTVVITATNYNNRNAHNYTDEIMNTYIIPTTEAN
- a CDS encoding SIR2 family NAD-dependent protein deacylase, with the protein product MKKHIVVLTGAGMSAESGLKTFRDANGLWEGHNVMEVATPEGFQKNPELVLEFYNQRRKQLLEVKPNSAHFDLVDLETDYKVTIITQNVDDLHERAGSNDVVHLHGELLKVRSTRNETDIQSWTKNLVLGDLCVKGYQLRPHIVWFGEAVPMIEKAMEICATADVLVIIGTSMQVYPAASLMHYVPENTPTYFIDPHPAMDSKTALKVIPDTATSGMKTLIDLLKTREF
- a CDS encoding TrmH family RNA methyltransferase, translating into MIDLDLLEHLETYLTEHRKERFANVLSQRTKHFTVATEDVYQLHNTSAVIRSCDVFGIQEVNIVEEINSKSIDREIAMGAQKWVDLNRYNSVKETILDLKQKGYQIVATTPHEKDAMLHDFDITKKSCFFFGRETEGLSQDVIDEADCFLKIPMVGFTESLNISVSAAIILQHVTTKLKQSNINWQLTEVEQQEKRLDWCKKTIKSNEEIIERFYQI
- a CDS encoding carboxypeptidase-like regulatory domain-containing protein, with protein sequence MRHLQALAFLFFTTVICVAQDVTSVKGTIIDVSTDLPIDRVNIVNLNQVIGTSSDDEGVFEIRANVNDTLHFSYLGYKSIKVRVTNDWLKFGNTKIGLTELALALEEVVVNQLKLTGYLAVDIKQVPIKSNYRYSISGLSNKGYEAGSKRPNAVNKVLGAIFNPADFLHNMFGKKPNELRKLKKMKQDDEIRNNLASRFDREMLLVLLQVDKYDLDEIINQCNYSKDFIETANDLQVLDAISECYEEYKVLSRSKKSGRF